The window ATTGGGAACCAGCATGAGCTGAACCGGATCTTTTGTGGCTGCCTGTTTCGGCACGGGCTGCCCCGGGAACCTCGGGAGGATGCAAGGAAATGccccttccccacagcagccccttGCTCACCATGGGCAGGGAGAGCCCCTGCTCCGTCCCGTTGACTGGGGACGGACCCAGATCTCCCAGCCCAAAGGGTGCGGACAGAGTGATGGGCGTTTTCCTGCCCACTCACCCTTCTGgtccctctcccccccacccaggGCGAGTTCAGCTCTCGTAACCATGTTCTGCCCCATGGCAGTGGCTTAGCCGGGGCTGGGTTTGCTCCAGGGCTCTTCCTCACTGCGAAGGCTGTACCCACGTTGCGGGAGGGCAAAGGCTTTCCCTGTGTGATTGCAATTAGCAGCCGcctcctgtgctgctggtggtggtggttatccatcccttcctccctgctttgGCTAACAGTGCTGCAGCCGGGCAGACCCCCAGGGTGGCCAGGCTGTCCCGCTCGGGCAAGTCAGGGGGTCTTACTTGATAGCAGTGACTCACTGTGTCTTTTAAAGATAACTTGTACATACCCTTTGGTCCCCTAACGCTGTCTGTCCCTGTTACGTGTGACTAGCATTACTTGCCATTGGAAACTtccaggggatttttttttttttttatttttggcttttaatGTTTCGATGTAATGGTACTGGTAGAAGAGCTGTTTTTAAACGCATGTGAACTAACCTCATTAGGACTCCGTCTAGGAGCTGGAGTCCGGCCTGATTTGTATGTGCCCTTTGGGGAAAAGACAATAAACACTTGTACTAAACTTATCTCCTCCTTGCAGGTTTCTCTGGGCTGCCCTGCATCCGCCGCCGCTTTCCCTGCCACTCCTGCTCAGGTTGCTCTGCCCATCCCGGTGTGCCGGCTCTGCTGGGCTGGGACTCTTTGTGGCCGGTACAAAGGCTTCGCTGCAAGCGCTGGTCCCAGCATTTCTTTGCAGTCAAAGCGGTTTTTAATTGGGCTTAAATCCCGTGGCTGCAGCTTGGTCTGGTTTTGGCTGTGGCAGTGGTGGGGGGCGGCTGGAGCGGTTTCGGGTGTGtcagtgctggggagcagggatgggggcgAGACACACAGGCTTTGGGGGTGCAGCGTGCGTGGAAGCATGTCCTTGGTGCGGAagggagagccggctgctgctggggctggaagGCGACCGCAGGGCCCCTGGGTGCGCTGTGCCCTGGGAAGGGTGTCGAGAGCTGCATCTCCTGCTCCTTTCCCAGCTGTTCTCACGTCGGAGCGAACGCGGGTGTGTGGGGAGCAGTGCCATCTCCTGGTGCCAGCCCCTGGGCTGCCGGGGGGGACGGACGACGACCGGACCCGGGGGGACCCAGGCCTCTGGGGCTCTGCAGCAATAGCCGAGTCCTGTGGCCCCCGGCCGGCAActcctgctggctgcagggatGTTGTGGCACCCGCCACAGCAGCTCCCCCAGAAACCTGGCCTGCTCCTGCAAGAAACCACAGCTTTCCCCCCTGGCCGAGGGCGGCAGCAGGAggggttgcggggggggggggagcgggggggagcagagagggcgACCCCGCCATGGGCTGGGCTCCCCTCGCTGGGGCTGGAGGGACCAGGCCACGGCCCGCTCCCCATGCACAGAGACGGGGCCCAGGCTGGTTTCCGCCCCCCCACAGTCGGGGCgcggggctggagctggcagcagagccacCCCCGCTTTAGGAAGCCGCTGCCGCCCCCCGTACCCTGTGCTAattgcacgcacacacacacacacacacacacacaccccccccaaattaGCCAGGATTTGCCCTCCCAACATGGCGGCAAGCGGCGGCCGTCACGTGACGCCGTCGCCCTGCCCTCCCCCAAATGGCGGCCGCCGTCACGTGACCCCCCCGGCGTTGCCAGGCAACGGCAGACGCGGCCCTGCGAACGGCTGCCGGCGAGGCCGCGCTGGGGGAGACCAGGCCccacccggacgcctgggtcctcgGGAGGAGGGCGGGGGTGGCCCCGGCCGCGGTGGGCCCCCTCTGAGGCTCCCGATCCCTTTTGGggccccctccccacacacacacacatagccGGACCCCGTAGGGCTGGGGGGCCGAAGGGGCGCCCACCGCCCCCTCGCGGGGCCGCCATGGAGATCATCTACGTGTACACGCGGAAGCGCAGCGAGTTCGGCCGGCCCTGCAGCTTCTCCGaccggccagccaaggtcaacgtGGATATCCCCCCCGACCCCAGCATGGCCAGCGACTTCGTCCTGAGGAACCCCGTGGACAGCTATGTCCAGCACACCAGCGACATGTCGGAGCACGAGGTGAGGGCTGCCCGCCAGCCGTCGAGGGCCtcccaggctgctgctctgcagggcagtGCCGTACGAAGGGGAAGAGTTGTGTTTTGTACCCATCCGGCTCCATctcttgctctgctttctccGTGCCACCCCCCAGGTCAACACCGAGCGGGTGGAGGTGGAATCCCGCGGTGTCAACCACGTAGAGGGCGGCTGGCCCAAAGACATCAACCCGCAGGAGGTGGAACAAACCATCCGCTTCAGGAAGAAAGTGGAGAAAGATGAACACTACATCAACACCATCACGCACCTCGGCACCGTAAGGCCCtgcccgtccccccccccctcgcctcccACCCCCAGAGCCCCCTTGCCCGCCCGCTGCCGGTTCCCTCGCCTAGGCAGCTCCCCAGAGGCACGGCCTCTGCCTGTGCTTTCCCCACAGCTGATGGAGCACTGCGTCAAGCAGAACAACGCCATCAACATCTATGAGGAGTACtttggagaggaggaggtggcagaggtgGAAGACGAGCCCCCTTCCGCAAAAACCATCAATGTCATCAGGTAGCACAACCAGCTGGGCTCACCAGGCTGTCCGGATCCACAGCGGGCTActgcttattaaactgtctttggaGACAAAGGAGGTGGAAAACCCGGTGGCTTTAGGATAGTGCTGGATCAGTTTACAGATGGAGAgacctgctgcagcccccccgctcCATAACTCCGTCTGttcctcccctccaccctgccCAGGCACTTTGGAGATAGGTACCACGGTCCAAGGACAGATGCAGCTCTGAGCAACTTCTAACAGTGCTTTagacaggatttttattttttttttttggtgcctcaaagattattttcaaaTGTCAGGAGCTGTTAGGTCATTTCTAGAAGTCAGATCCAGTAACATACTTGGATTCTTAGAAATGTTTAACTGGAAAGACTTTATTAAATCATCAACTCTTCTCCCCTCGCCCAACCCCCAAGAGAATTGTTTCCTGCACTCAATGCTCAAGGGCTGCAGCTTGTTTTAATTGTGATTCCCACAGTTTCCTTTGGGAGACAGTCATCCCAGGGCATGACAAAGCTGTTAGCAAACTAACATCTTTCTTTAATGTCCTGTTATCAAAAAGGGATCCAAACATAACCAAGAGGACGGCCACGCATCTCTCCTGGCACCCTGACACATGCAAGAAATTGGCAGTGGCTTATTCCAGCCTGGAGttccaacaaaacacaaaagacatGAGCTTTGACTCGTACATCTGGGATCTTGGTAAGGGGAAGGGAAAACTCACCAGTCAGTAATGCTGCGGAAGCACTTTGTGTCTTCAAAGAGTGTAATGAAGCCTCACAGTTCTCCAGAGGAGGTGAAGAAGGGTTCGGTTTCTGCTTTGCCCACAGATCAatgcagagaaggggagaaatgGGACCTGAAAGCTAGCCAACAGGTGGAAAGTAACCGCTAAAATGAGCTAGAGCACCTGTGACCACAACAGGCAGCTGAGCCACACTCCTCTTATGTGGTTTCTATCTTTATATGGTTCATTTGTGCTTGATTAAGAAAGAGGCAGCACAAGCCCAGGCTGACAATTGCCCTGTTCTGTCAAAGACTCTCAGGCCTGTTGTATTTTGGAGTGAAAAACACAAAGAAGAGGGGTTGGGGTACCAGGGGtctgtccccaggctggcaggcgaGGACAGGTCAGCTCCCTTCCCTGGCTAAGGTGAGGCATCCTGGTGACATGGCCACCTCATCCAGCACGGCTGGGCAAGCACCGGTGTGGCAGGGAGCCAGGCGTGGAGGAGCTGGGTGCGGTATCGGGAGGCTGATTTAGAGGCGGGGGTGCTCGCCCTCCGGACTGCCTTTGCACTTTGCTCTTTACTCATCCCTTCTTGGCAGAAAACCCCAACAAGCCGGAGCTCGTTCTCAAGCCGTCGTCCCCTCTCGTGAGCCTGGAATACAACCCCAAAGACTCGCACGTCCTGGTGGGAGGATGCTACAACGGGCAGATGGGTAAGGAAGATGGATTAGGCGTGAGGCCGTATTAATGAGGGCCTGGCTTCATTTTAATTCGGCAGGAGCCTGGTTCCAGCACTGCTACACTCACAAAGGATGTAACGTCAttagtgctgtggctgggaataTCCCGAGCACGGCCTGAAGCCCTGGGGCTTGGCATGTGGAGGACGGGCATGTGCTCACCTGAGCAGGTACCAGGGGAGGGGAGGACACTGTGCCTGGGAGCCCTTCGCAGGCACTCGGGGCAGTGAGGCGGCTGTGGCCACAGCGAGAGCCCGGCAGGGATTGCTGGATCAGATGGCTGAGCAGCACGTGTGCTGTGCTCCCGCCTTGCCCACGGCTCCGTATCTTTGCATGGCAAAAGCCCAGGAGAGTTGCCATCGTTTCGTGCACTGAATTGTTCTTGTGCTGTTGTTTCAAGTGCTTGGAAAAGGGCCCCTCTTCGCCAGCTTCATTTACGGCCCTGTTACTTACTTGGCCACGTGAGCCCTTTGATTTAATTGCACTCATTTTGATGTTTTCCTTGCCATTTGCGGCAGCAATCAGATCTGACAGGGCATGCATTACGGGGCTGTTACTGCACGCTCCGCAGGTGATGGAGGGGAGGGATCTCGCCCCATCCTTCGCAGCGCTCCCCAGGCGCGTGGCGCAGGCCCAGCGGAGAACACTCCGTCACATCCAATTGCCTAATTAGAAGTGAGCAAGAGGGAGCACATGCGGCTCGGTGCCACCACGGCCCAGCCACCTAACCTTTGCTGAACCGTGGCCGGTCCTGCACTGTGGCTTGCCCTCTGCTGTGTGTCAGAGGCAGAGATAGGGAAGGACGGCTGCTGCTGTCCGTGGGGGACCTGCCTTCATTAGCCAGCGCCCTTCGGGCATGCAGGAggggaggacagccggggtcaggtcACACAGGCTGGCTTTTAGCAGCGTTGAGTGTAAGAGCCGCTGTTTGGACTTGACAGGGGGCTCGGGGCTGCTTAGACCATGTCTGGTCCTGCTGCAACCCCTTGTGCAGAacagggggggccggggggatTTATTGTCTCTGGGGATTGTAGTGCATCTGCCGGAGAGAGATGATCGCTGAAGAAATTCTGCGGCCATTTAGTGTGTTTCCACCATCTAGCTCGGCGTTTGCAGAAGATGCAAACTGCATAAGCACTCAGAGCAGGCATCCCTGCGAGTGATCAAAGCAGCAGGCTCCCAGCCCACGGGGCACGTGCATGGTTCTTCTGGGGCTGGGAAGTGTGGGGGGAGCACCCGGTGAGGTTTGCTCCCCGTTCTGGCTTGGGCAGTGGGGCAGCATCTCCTTGGGAAACGTGTGGCAAGCAAAGGAGCCAGACAAGGGAGCTGGTGCAGatcctgacagctccttttccttcccagcttaCTGGGACACCAGGAAAGGGGGGCTGCCCATGGAGGTGTCCACCGTGGAGGTCAGCCACAGGGACCCCGTGTACGGAGCCATCTGGCTGCAGTCCAAAACGGGCACCGAGTGCTTCTCAGCCTCCACCGACGGACAGGtaaagggcaggggcagggaaggGTGCCAGGCACTCACAGGGGCCACGCTGGCAGGCGCCGACAGCCCGAAAGAgcttcccctgcctgcactgcccctCGCCAGCCGTGGCAGCGGGGGAACCAGGCCCCCGGGCTGGCAGCAtgggctggcacagggcagctgcctggctCCAGGGCAATCggctccccagcacccatggCTGAGccgggagcagcccctgccctgcagccccctcccgctGCTTGTCCCGTGCAGGTCCTGTGGTGGGACATCCGCAAGCTGTCTGAGCCCACCGAGACGCTGGTCTTGGATGTCACCCGGAAAGGGCTCCTGGAGAACGCTCTGGGTGCCGTCACTCTGGAGTTCGAGCCCACCATGGTGAGCCTCTCTGCCCTGCCGTCGGGATCACCCTGCCTGCACACAACCAGTATCCTCACCTGGGCAGGAGTGTGAGCCAAGCCAAACCGAGCCAAACCCCCGTGGGCAGGGCTCCAGGGGCACAGCACAAGCGTCTGATGCCCAGAGTGACCCAGAGCACCATGCTGCAGCTTGCAGCATGTTCTCACCCATCTTTAAGAATTAAGAGTTGATGTTCTCCCAAAACACAGGGTCTTGCTGGCATTTCGGTCTCTAAATCCCCCAGATCATGGTGGGTCCCAGGGCTCCGTTCTCCCCaggtgctggctgcagcaggcTTCCCCCTGCTCAGACAGCAAAGCCCTTTGCTGCCCCACTGCCCTCTGCACCATGGGGTCCCCAGCCTGCTGAcggctgctctctcctgctcccGCCCTCAGCCCACCAAGTTCATGGTGGGCACAGAGCAGGGCATCGTCATCGCCTGCAACCGCAAGGCCAAGACACCCCCCGAAAAAATCACCAGCACCTACAGTGGCCACCACGGACCTGTCTACGCGCTGGCCAGGAACCCTTTCTACCCCAAAATCTTCCTGACGGTCGGCGACTGGACTGCTCGAATCTGGTCAGAGGAGACCAAGGAATCGT is drawn from Aptenodytes patagonicus chromosome 16, bAptPat1.pri.cur, whole genome shotgun sequence and contains these coding sequences:
- the DNAI2 gene encoding dynein axonemal intermediate chain 2 produces the protein MEIIYVYTRKRSEFGRPCSFSDRPAKVNVDIPPDPSMASDFVLRNPVDSYVQHTSDMSEHEVNTERVEVESRGVNHVEGGWPKDINPQEVEQTIRFRKKVEKDEHYINTITHLGTLMEHCVKQNNAINIYEEYFGEEEVAEVEDEPPSAKTINVIRDPNITKRTATHLSWHPDTCKKLAVAYSSLEFQQNTKDMSFDSYIWDLENPNKPELVLKPSSPLVSLEYNPKDSHVLVGGCYNGQMAYWDTRKGGLPMEVSTVEVSHRDPVYGAIWLQSKTGTECFSASTDGQVLWWDIRKLSEPTETLVLDVTRKGLLENALGAVTLEFEPTMPTKFMVGTEQGIVIACNRKAKTPPEKITSTYSGHHGPVYALARNPFYPKIFLTVGDWTARIWSEETKESSIMWTKYHLSYLTDGCWSTVRPAVFFTTRSDGTLDVWDFLFKQNDPSLSLKVCDEPLSSLRLQDNGCVVGCGSKLGTVTLLEISSGLCTLQRNEKTLATAMFERETKREKILEARHRELRLKERARSEAQETEVEEKPVESPHEVLNRARREFFEVIEVELQRRAQAETQRLRGKVKDRAGEEAAAQGEESQLLKDKEEEEEEKDAAKEP